A single genomic interval of Dehalococcoidales bacterium harbors:
- the nfi gene encoding deoxyribonuclease V (cleaves DNA at apurinic or apyrimidinic sites), translating to MKVARLHSWRVSAAQAIDIQRRLAGRVSRDGEPGSLRFVAGVDISVSRALGTATAAVVVLIYPELIAVEIKKASGRLTIPYIPGLLSFREAPLILAACRKVSLTPDLILVDGQGIAHPRRVGLASHLGLLLRIPTVGCAKSLLCGKYTEPGNEPGDYSEILDNGETIGAALRTRAGVKPIYVSTGHLIGLEPALYRVLQCCRGYRLPEPTRLAHLAAGGNLKPENDYGKAECRS from the coding sequence GTGAAGGTAGCAAGACTGCACAGTTGGAGAGTCAGTGCCGCTCAGGCTATTGATATCCAGCGAAGACTGGCGGGAAGAGTGTCCCGTGACGGTGAACCTGGCAGTCTCCGCTTTGTTGCCGGTGTAGACATATCGGTAAGTAGGGCACTGGGCACGGCTACGGCAGCGGTCGTCGTCTTAATATACCCCGAGCTGATAGCAGTAGAGATAAAGAAAGCCAGCGGCAGACTTACTATCCCCTACATCCCGGGATTGCTGTCGTTTCGGGAGGCTCCCCTGATTCTAGCCGCCTGCCGTAAGGTCAGCCTCACTCCCGACCTTATCCTGGTTGACGGACAGGGAATTGCCCATCCTCGGCGGGTAGGGTTAGCTTCCCACCTGGGACTTTTGCTGCGGATACCGACCGTTGGCTGTGCTAAATCACTGCTCTGCGGTAAATATACGGAGCCCGGTAATGAGCCGGGGGACTACAGCGAAATATTGGATAATGGTGAGACTATCGGAGCTGCGCTGCGCACCAGAGCCGGCGTGAAGCCTATTTATGTGTCCACGGGACACCTGATTGGTCTCGAACCGGCTCTGTACCGGGTGCTTCAGTGCTGCCGGGGCTACCGATTACCCGAACCCACCCGTCTGGCTCACCTGGCCGCAGGCGGGAATCTGAAACCGGAAAATGATTACGGGAAGGCAGAATGCAGGAGTTAA
- the rpsP gene encoding 30S ribosomal protein S16 — translation MVKIRLRRVGAKKRPSYRVVIADTRAPRDGAFIEVIGHFDPLTDPETVVIDEERALHWLGQGARPTVTANRLLSKIGIMEKFKKVKEKS, via the coding sequence TTGGTAAAAATCAGGTTACGACGAGTAGGAGCGAAGAAGAGGCCGAGTTACCGGGTGGTGATTGCTGATACTCGGGCACCCCGCGACGGGGCATTCATCGAAGTCATCGGGCATTTTGATCCCCTGACCGATCCGGAGACAGTGGTGATTGATGAGGAGAGAGCGTTGCACTGGCTGGGGCAGGGGGCACGACCGACAGTTACTGCTAACAGGCTGCTATCCAAAATAGGAATCATGGAAAAGTTCAAGAAAGTCAAGGAGAAATCATGA
- a CDS encoding KH domain-containing protein, whose protein sequence is MKELIEYIAKSIVNAPDDVVVTEENDEEGAKFTLQVADDDKGRVIGKQGRIAAAIRTLIRVKAAKAGTRASLEIL, encoded by the coding sequence ATGAAGGAACTAATAGAATACATCGCTAAATCAATTGTCAATGCACCTGACGACGTGGTCGTTACCGAAGAAAACGATGAAGAGGGCGCTAAGTTTACCCTGCAGGTTGCCGATGACGACAAAGGAAGGGTTATTGGCAAACAGGGTCGAATTGCTGCCGCCATACGAACCTTGATAAGGGTGAAAGCAGCTAAGGCAGGCACCAGGGCATCGCTCGAAATTCTCTGA
- a CDS encoding SMC family ATPase — protein MIPIKLSLHNFMCYRDNVPPLSFDGIHTACISGDNGNGKSTLVDAITWALWGKTRAKSDDDLIHLGQTEMWVEFDFAIGGQPYRIIRRHARPKKSGGQGRTLLELQIADGDGFRTITGNTITQTQQAIIDILHMDYQTFVNSSLLLQGRADAFTVKRPLERKQVLADILGLSFYDGLAERAKDRSKEYQMVREQMEGTIREITGELSQEPVWRAEFEAGSGQLADIEEHMVGQKASLDGIRQKREALENKKQQLIQLEEHIDKTAQDLERWDGQIGQHLRRIQEYQDLLDQRPVIEEGYRSFTVAKQMIDELNRKLGQVNMMNEHKHQIEMSITRAGQALLKDHAVAQNQVSELETIVQSLPSLKQDLYDTQARLDRLSERGEGLQGKKQVSRELMTRLNHLESNKIHLEREIKEMEEKLGLLLTKEGNKCPLCETELAEDGLKLIEIKYNGEKQGKVESLKLNRIELEQKKAELEQSEREIVLLEADLNRDRVSLQSRVEALRQEISRAEHASDKLKETRGVLAGIEEHLTSRDFATVEQQALEHIEEELAALGYSPDQHEESRRRLVDLERYGGLKQKLEEAERLISQAQEAVGQAKEASRELRCSLESDHRKKEVMSKQLAQLPVIVAELTRAEAEYESQTALQKQAQEALGGLKEKLKRCRELDIKLQEKEKLLTQAIREGSIYQELAQAFGKRGVQALLIESALPEIEMETNQLLSHMTDNRMHVKMETQRGTKSGSVVETLDIKISDELGTRDYEMFSGGEAFRINFAIRIALSRLLARRAGAPLPTLVIDEGFGTQDSIGIEKIKEAITSIQDDFEKILVITHIEELRDAFPTRINVRKTADGSTLEVN, from the coding sequence ATGATTCCTATCAAGCTGTCGCTACATAACTTCATGTGCTACCGGGATAACGTGCCGCCACTCTCCTTTGATGGTATTCACACTGCCTGTATATCAGGGGATAATGGCAACGGCAAATCAACCCTGGTTGACGCTATTACCTGGGCGCTATGGGGGAAGACCAGAGCCAAGAGCGATGATGACCTCATCCATCTGGGTCAGACTGAGATGTGGGTGGAGTTTGACTTCGCTATCGGTGGGCAGCCGTATCGTATTATCCGCCGGCACGCTCGACCGAAGAAGAGTGGTGGGCAGGGTAGGACACTCCTGGAGCTCCAGATAGCCGATGGGGACGGTTTCCGTACTATTACCGGAAACACTATTACCCAGACCCAGCAGGCGATTATCGATATCCTGCATATGGACTATCAGACTTTTGTCAATAGCTCCCTTCTCCTGCAGGGGCGTGCCGATGCTTTTACCGTTAAACGTCCCCTCGAACGCAAGCAGGTGCTGGCTGATATCCTGGGCCTTTCTTTCTACGATGGACTGGCTGAGCGGGCCAAAGACCGGTCTAAAGAGTATCAAATGGTAAGGGAGCAGATGGAAGGCACCATTCGAGAGATAACCGGTGAATTGAGTCAGGAGCCGGTTTGGCGGGCTGAATTTGAAGCCGGGTCGGGGCAGCTTGCCGATATTGAAGAGCATATGGTCGGGCAGAAGGCCAGTCTTGACGGCATCAGACAAAAAAGGGAGGCTCTGGAAAATAAGAAACAGCAGCTGATACAACTGGAGGAGCATATCGATAAGACAGCACAGGACCTGGAGCGCTGGGATGGGCAGATTGGACAACACCTCCGACGCATTCAGGAGTATCAGGATCTGCTTGATCAACGTCCGGTAATAGAAGAAGGCTACCGGAGTTTTACTGTAGCCAAACAAATGATTGATGAACTTAACCGGAAACTGGGGCAGGTCAACATGATGAACGAGCACAAACACCAGATAGAGATGAGCATTACCCGGGCCGGGCAGGCACTACTGAAAGACCATGCTGTAGCCCAGAACCAGGTGAGTGAACTGGAGACCATTGTACAAAGCCTACCCTCGCTAAAGCAAGACCTGTATGATACACAGGCGCGTCTGGATCGACTGTCGGAGAGAGGAGAGGGACTGCAGGGTAAGAAGCAGGTCTCCCGGGAGCTTATGACTCGACTGAATCACCTGGAGTCTAACAAAATTCACCTGGAACGTGAAATAAAGGAGATGGAGGAGAAGCTTGGCCTCCTGCTTACTAAGGAAGGGAATAAATGTCCCCTCTGCGAGACGGAGCTTGCCGAGGATGGCTTAAAGCTGATTGAGATCAAGTATAACGGTGAAAAGCAGGGGAAGGTCGAGTCACTCAAGCTGAATAGGATCGAGCTTGAGCAGAAGAAGGCGGAGCTTGAACAGAGTGAGAGGGAAATCGTTCTGCTTGAGGCCGATCTAAATCGGGACAGGGTTTCCCTTCAAAGTCGAGTTGAAGCTCTGCGTCAGGAGATCAGCCGGGCTGAACATGCCAGCGACAAGCTCAAGGAGACCAGGGGAGTTCTTGCCGGTATTGAAGAACATCTGACCAGTAGGGATTTCGCTACCGTCGAGCAACAGGCGCTGGAACATATCGAAGAGGAACTGGCGGCACTGGGCTACAGCCCTGACCAGCATGAAGAATCACGTCGGCGCTTGGTTGATTTGGAGCGGTACGGAGGGCTCAAACAGAAGCTTGAGGAAGCAGAAAGGCTCATCAGCCAGGCACAGGAGGCCGTTGGTCAGGCAAAGGAGGCGTCTCGTGAACTGCGCTGTAGCTTGGAAAGTGACCACCGTAAAAAGGAGGTCATGAGTAAACAACTGGCACAACTGCCTGTGATTGTCGCTGAGCTGACCCGAGCGGAAGCAGAATATGAGTCGCAGACAGCGCTGCAGAAACAGGCCCAGGAAGCACTGGGGGGTCTTAAAGAGAAACTGAAGCGCTGCCGAGAACTTGACATAAAGTTACAGGAAAAGGAAAAATTACTTACCCAGGCAATAAGAGAGGGGAGTATCTATCAGGAGCTGGCTCAGGCCTTTGGGAAAAGGGGAGTCCAGGCATTGCTGATTGAGAGCGCTCTTCCTGAGATTGAAATGGAAACCAACCAATTATTGTCTCATATGACTGATAATAGAATGCACGTTAAGATGGAAACACAGAGGGGGACAAAGTCGGGGAGTGTGGTGGAGACCCTGGACATTAAAATTTCGGATGAGCTGGGAACACGAGATTATGAAATGTTCAGTGGTGGTGAAGCCTTCCGGATTAACTTTGCCATTCGTATCGCATTGTCCAGACTACTGGCCAGACGGGCGGGGGCACCACTACCCACTCTGGTAATTGATGAGGGTTTCGGTACGCAGGACAGCATTGGTATAGAGAAGATTAAGGAAGCGATAACCTCAATTCAGGATGACTTTGAAAAGATACTGGTGATAACCCATATCGAAGAACTCAGAGATGCTTTTCCCACCCGCATTAATGTCAGGAAAACCGCGGACGGGTCCACACTGGAAGTTAACTAG
- a CDS encoding bifunctional nuclease family protein, whose protein sequence is MIEMTIDSIRVSLMNYQRVVILKEKDTERYLPIWIGAAEADAIAVKLQNVNVPRPLTHDLLQSVIEVLGASINSIIVSDLKNDTFYARILLNVDGGLMEVDSRPSDALALAVRAEVPIYAEESVLDKAGIFLDKESGKPTFGEGGLDDTEGEKKAISEEEMKKMSAFQEFINTLDLDDFDKRKS, encoded by the coding sequence ATGATAGAAATGACCATTGATAGCATCCGGGTCAGTCTGATGAACTACCAGCGGGTGGTAATCTTAAAGGAGAAGGATACGGAGCGTTACCTGCCTATCTGGATCGGTGCTGCCGAAGCGGATGCTATAGCGGTCAAGCTACAAAATGTTAATGTTCCGCGGCCTTTGACTCATGATCTGTTACAATCGGTAATAGAAGTCCTGGGAGCCAGCATCAATTCCATTATCGTCAGCGACCTGAAGAACGATACGTTCTATGCCCGGATTTTACTCAACGTGGATGGTGGTTTAATGGAGGTAGACTCCCGCCCCAGCGATGCGCTGGCTCTTGCAGTGCGTGCGGAGGTGCCTATCTATGCCGAAGAGTCGGTTCTGGATAAGGCCGGTATCTTCCTGGATAAGGAGTCCGGCAAGCCTACCTTCGGAGAAGGCGGATTAGATGATACCGAGGGTGAGAAGAAGGCAATTAGCGAAGAAGAGATGAAAAAGATGTCGGCTTTCCAGGAATTTATTAACACCCTTGACCTGGATGATTTTGATAAGCGTAAGTCTTAA
- a CDS encoding DUF3096 domain-containing protein, translating into MDIGLNPGFISAIIAIVFGIVILVKPRVLAYLIGIYLIIIGIFYFVGC; encoded by the coding sequence ATGGATATCGGCCTAAACCCTGGCTTCATTTCCGCTATCATCGCTATTGTCTTTGGCATCGTCATTTTGGTCAAACCCCGGGTGCTTGCCTATCTGATCGGCATCTACCTTATCATCATCGGAATATTCTATTTTGTCGGCTGTTGA
- a CDS encoding transglutaminase domain-containing protein produces the protein MKRKRRLLFGTYLVILVFLVGLLAFVGAACLPGRGIPDDKTPEPAVSMSQSDQQRPQSVEYYVESADPLVRNTAVSAVRDCPDEIEANSEAWKIWQINRWAAGNIRYVSDPKGHNYFAYAHETINAGGGDCDDFAILLASLYESVGLDAAIASIDTDDDWIMDHMTCLVYYSGDGEAFIEEEKTILDILGMSSDARILCFDPAHSNLLPKKYSSGIWIVADPTMAIVKEKVGYVAHKPYQAVFVIDVGS, from the coding sequence ATGAAACGGAAGAGGCGGTTGCTATTTGGAACGTACCTGGTTATACTGGTTTTCTTGGTCGGTTTGCTGGCCTTCGTTGGGGCGGCCTGTCTGCCGGGGAGAGGGATTCCTGATGACAAAACCCCGGAGCCGGCGGTAAGCATGTCCCAATCCGATCAGCAGCGGCCTCAGAGTGTCGAGTACTATGTTGAGTCAGCCGACCCGCTGGTCAGGAATACCGCGGTATCGGCGGTTCGGGATTGTCCGGATGAGATAGAGGCCAACTCGGAAGCCTGGAAGATATGGCAAATAAACCGGTGGGCAGCCGGTAATATCAGATATGTCAGCGACCCAAAGGGTCACAACTATTTTGCCTACGCTCATGAGACCATCAATGCCGGAGGTGGTGACTGCGATGATTTTGCCATTCTACTGGCCAGCCTGTACGAATCGGTTGGTCTGGATGCCGCCATCGCCAGTATTGATACGGATGACGACTGGATAATGGACCATATGACCTGTCTCGTCTATTATTCCGGAGACGGCGAGGCTTTCATTGAAGAGGAGAAGACGATACTGGATATTTTAGGAATGAGTAGTGACGCCCGCATACTCTGTTTTGACCCGGCGCATTCCAATCTCCTGCCCAAAAAATACAGCAGTGGGATATGGATTGTCGCTGATCCCACTATGGCGATAGTTAAAGAAAAGGTGGGTTATGTTGCCCACAAGCCCTATCAGGCAGTATTCGTCATCGATGTCGGTAGCTGA
- a CDS encoding deoxyguanosinetriphosphate triphosphohydrolase — translation MVSRLNIRQSAEEREAALSPNAAKSKQSRGRLKPEDPCPIRTAFQRDRDRIIHSKAFRRLKHKTQVFIAPLGDHYVTRLTHTLEVSQIARTIARALNLNEDLAEAIALGHDLGHTPFGHMGEDMLNELYSQGFRHNEQSLRVVDLLENDGQGLNLTWEVRDGIVNHSKTRTEVMGKDWGRVNTLEGEVCKISDIIAYINHDIGDAIRAGILNDVDLPISAIRVLGLSHSQRINTMVSDIIEYSWQAVNGSDVPSDPAIGMSHEVKEATNTLRKFLFERVYDPISSGEEAEEARRVICRLYRYLNQGEDKLPPEYRLYSDEMARRVVDHIAGMTDHYALRMAAEIAED, via the coding sequence ATGGTTAGCCGGCTAAATATCCGTCAGTCTGCTGAAGAAAGAGAGGCAGCTCTTTCCCCTAATGCGGCGAAAAGTAAGCAGTCGCGAGGTCGTCTCAAGCCGGAAGATCCCTGCCCCATCCGTACCGCTTTTCAGCGTGATCGTGACCGTATTATCCATTCCAAGGCCTTTCGTCGCCTTAAACACAAGACACAGGTATTTATTGCGCCTCTGGGCGACCACTACGTAACCCGATTGACCCATACCCTTGAGGTCTCTCAGATAGCACGTACTATCGCTCGTGCCCTGAACCTGAATGAGGATCTGGCTGAGGCAATCGCTCTGGGGCATGACCTGGGCCATACCCCGTTCGGACACATGGGTGAGGATATGCTGAATGAACTCTACTCCCAGGGTTTCCGACATAACGAGCAGAGCCTGAGAGTGGTTGATTTGCTCGAGAATGATGGGCAGGGGCTCAATCTTACCTGGGAAGTACGGGATGGTATCGTTAATCACTCCAAGACAAGGACAGAGGTTATGGGAAAGGATTGGGGCAGGGTAAATACTCTGGAAGGAGAGGTATGCAAGATTTCTGATATCATCGCCTATATTAACCACGATATCGGGGATGCGATAAGAGCGGGTATTCTCAATGATGTTGATCTGCCGATCTCGGCAATCAGGGTGCTAGGGTTGTCCCATTCGCAGCGTATTAATACTATGGTCTCTGATATCATTGAGTATTCCTGGCAGGCAGTCAACGGCTCGGATGTACCAAGTGATCCCGCTATCGGTATGAGCCATGAAGTGAAGGAGGCAACCAATACTCTACGTAAGTTCCTCTTTGAGCGGGTGTATGATCCCATCTCCAGTGGAGAAGAGGCGGAGGAGGCAAGGCGGGTAATTTGCCGCTTATACCGGTACTTAAATCAGGGTGAAGACAAATTGCCGCCGGAGTACCGTCTCTATAGTGATGAAATGGCAAGGAGGGTGGTTGATCATATCGCCGGTATGACTGACCATTATGCCCTGAGAATGGCGGCGGAGATAGCAGAGGACTGA
- the ppsA gene encoding phosphoenolpyruvate synthase, whose protein sequence is MHSGEKAILWFNEITKNDIPVVGGKGANLGEMTNAGIPVPPGFVVTASAYFNFLKQTGVTDKIRQLLQPLDVNDSKQLQQTAAEVREVILKATMPAELVTEIKSAYAKLGGGLVAVRSSATAEDLPEASFAGQQSTYLNIGDEKGVIAAVHSCWASLFEARAIFYREKQGFDHFKVGIAVPVQRMVQSEASGVMFTVEPVTSVTNEIVIEAIYGLGEAIVSGEENPDLYIVDKESLSIISKKMSRQDRQLIINPDRSSEKTNIWVQVPASTRSLQKISDQDITALASVGKQIEKHYGVPQDIEWAKEGKEIFIVQTRPVTTVKEFTEVEPEIKAPVLLKGVSASPGIASGPVVIVPDASQIDRVTEGDILVAEMTTPDFVPAMKRAAAIVTNRGGRTAHAAIISRELGIPCVVGTEKATETLSDNQVITVDGSHGKIYDGKVARRMQTASVSGVLKETIKTKTRVYVNLAQPELVDSVAARNVDGVGLLRAEFMVAHIGEHPSYMLSQNRGDEFTTKLANGITAFAKAFNPRPVVYRTNDFKTNEYRSLKGGEEYEEVEENPMLGYRGASRYIKDIDVFKLELNAIKKVRQDYPNLWVMIPFVRTVSELSRTLEVMAAEGLKRSSDFKIWMMVELPSNVILIEKFLACGIDGVSIGSNDLTQLTLGVDRDNAVLAQSFDERDEAVLLSLEKVIKATNSMGVTSSICGQAPSVYPDLTEKLVQWGITSVSVSPDMIGVTREIISKAEAKLKLNG, encoded by the coding sequence ATGCACAGTGGTGAGAAAGCTATCCTCTGGTTCAATGAGATTACGAAGAATGATATACCTGTTGTCGGTGGTAAGGGAGCTAACCTGGGTGAAATGACCAATGCCGGTATCCCGGTACCCCCGGGCTTTGTGGTAACCGCCAGTGCCTATTTTAATTTTCTCAAGCAGACGGGAGTAACCGATAAAATTCGCCAGCTTCTTCAGCCACTGGATGTTAATGACAGCAAACAACTTCAGCAAACGGCAGCAGAGGTGCGGGAGGTAATCCTTAAGGCTACCATGCCGGCGGAGCTGGTTACTGAGATCAAGAGTGCTTATGCCAAATTAGGTGGTGGCCTGGTCGCTGTACGTTCCTCGGCAACTGCGGAAGACCTGCCGGAGGCTTCGTTCGCCGGGCAGCAGAGTACCTATCTCAATATAGGGGATGAGAAAGGAGTAATCGCTGCGGTTCATAGCTGTTGGGCATCCCTTTTTGAAGCCCGTGCCATATTCTACAGGGAGAAACAGGGATTTGATCACTTTAAGGTTGGTATTGCCGTTCCGGTACAGAGGATGGTGCAGTCGGAAGCTTCCGGCGTTATGTTTACTGTTGAACCGGTAACCAGTGTTACCAACGAGATTGTCATCGAAGCGATCTATGGTCTGGGTGAAGCTATCGTATCGGGAGAGGAGAACCCGGATCTCTACATTGTCGATAAAGAGAGCTTAAGTATCATTTCAAAGAAGATGAGCCGGCAGGACCGTCAGTTGATTATTAATCCTGACCGCAGTAGTGAAAAAACTAATATCTGGGTGCAGGTCCCTGCCTCAACTCGGTCCCTGCAGAAAATATCCGACCAGGATATAACCGCACTGGCCAGCGTAGGAAAACAGATAGAGAAGCACTATGGAGTTCCCCAGGATATCGAATGGGCTAAGGAAGGCAAAGAGATATTTATCGTTCAGACCCGTCCGGTAACTACCGTGAAAGAATTCACCGAGGTTGAACCGGAAATAAAGGCCCCGGTACTCTTAAAAGGAGTATCCGCCAGTCCCGGTATCGCTTCGGGTCCGGTAGTGATAGTACCGGATGCCTCTCAGATTGACCGGGTGACCGAAGGGGATATCCTGGTTGCCGAAATGACTACTCCTGATTTCGTACCGGCGATGAAAAGAGCGGCTGCTATTGTCACCAACCGTGGTGGCAGGACCGCCCATGCCGCAATTATCAGCCGTGAGCTGGGTATTCCCTGCGTCGTGGGTACCGAAAAAGCTACCGAAACTTTAAGCGATAACCAGGTGATCACTGTGGATGGTTCGCACGGCAAGATTTATGATGGGAAGGTAGCCCGAAGAATGCAGACCGCTTCGGTTTCCGGTGTCCTGAAGGAAACGATTAAGACCAAGACCAGGGTGTATGTTAACCTGGCCCAGCCGGAGCTGGTTGATTCAGTGGCGGCCCGTAATGTGGATGGTGTCGGTCTGCTGCGTGCCGAGTTTATGGTTGCCCATATCGGAGAGCACCCCAGTTACATGCTCAGCCAGAACAGGGGTGATGAATTCACCACTAAACTTGCCAATGGAATAACGGCTTTTGCTAAAGCCTTTAACCCCCGGCCGGTAGTATACCGGACCAACGATTTCAAGACCAACGAATACCGGTCGCTTAAGGGTGGGGAGGAGTACGAAGAAGTCGAAGAAAACCCGATGCTCGGTTACCGGGGGGCTTCGCGATACATCAAGGACATTGATGTCTTCAAACTGGAGTTGAATGCTATTAAGAAGGTACGACAGGACTATCCTAACCTGTGGGTCATGATTCCGTTTGTGCGAACCGTCAGTGAGCTGTCCCGGACACTGGAGGTTATGGCAGCAGAGGGGCTGAAGCGCTCCAGCGATTTCAAGATATGGATGATGGTGGAGTTGCCATCTAACGTAATTCTGATCGAGAAATTCCTTGCCTGTGGTATCGACGGTGTATCAATCGGCTCTAACGACCTGACTCAGCTTACTCTGGGTGTTGATCGGGACAATGCGGTACTGGCCCAGTCATTCGATGAGCGTGATGAGGCGGTACTCCTCTCCCTGGAGAAGGTTATCAAGGCAACCAATAGTATGGGGGTTACCTCTTCTATCTGCGGTCAGGCGCCATCGGTATACCCCGACCTTACCGAAAAGCTGGTCCAATGGGGAATTACCTCCGTTTCGGTAAGTCCGGATATGATTGGCGTTACCAGAGAAATAATCTCCAAGGCGGAAGCAAAACTGAAGCTTAATGGTTAG
- the dnaG gene encoding DNA primase: MSVIEEVKQRVDIVDIISQYTSLTKSGRTLRGLCPFHSEKTPSFFVYPEQQSWHCFGACGTGGDVFSFLMKKEGLDFGEALRLLGERVGVGIPSRSESRVGKDEKEKLYQINEAAARYFHELLLNSPAAEKAREYAADRDLSSETIVSFRLGFSLNSWDALKKYLEERGHNEKELLNGGLVTEKEAGGSYDRFRNRLMFPIRDAKGHIIGFGARALDDSLPKYLNSPQTAVFDKGSILYGIDLAAPAIREQDAVVIVEGFMDAITAHRCGFSNVVASMGTAVTEKQINILKRLTRNVILALDADAAGEEAMLRSVGYENTLGAEVRVIALPDGKDPDSVIKEDARIWQDLLGKAMPIMDYTFSMITAGLDLSTARDKSLAADRLLPIIAGMNDIVRQGHYLEKLSRLVNVTGRNLENVLRRIKPTPAGSRAGVVRQRVPEQSLRSVYSSPLEEYFLALLLQHPELKKRSQELLPEYFENSENREIFTTWRQSGDILSWRGGLDIAIQEHLDLLLKKDLMDNRIEQKYTDGKLRLRERFLRSLEVKRAAALALEAELGGSTAELAKLKEQGVDISTQLGEVFTQKSRGAGIKGSKK; encoded by the coding sequence ATGAGTGTCATTGAAGAGGTAAAGCAAAGGGTCGACATCGTTGATATCATCAGCCAGTACACTTCACTGACCAAATCGGGGCGGACCTTAAGAGGGCTATGTCCGTTCCACAGTGAAAAGACCCCCTCTTTTTTTGTCTATCCCGAGCAGCAGAGCTGGCACTGCTTTGGCGCCTGCGGCACCGGCGGTGATGTCTTTTCTTTCCTTATGAAAAAGGAGGGTCTTGATTTCGGAGAAGCCCTGCGCCTGCTGGGGGAAAGGGTCGGGGTCGGTATACCATCGAGGTCCGAGTCTCGTGTCGGCAAAGATGAGAAGGAGAAGCTTTATCAGATTAACGAAGCTGCCGCCCGGTATTTTCATGAACTGCTTTTGAATTCACCGGCTGCGGAGAAGGCCAGGGAATATGCCGCTGATCGAGACCTCTCATCAGAGACCATCGTCAGCTTTCGACTGGGCTTCAGTCTGAATAGCTGGGACGCACTAAAAAAGTACCTGGAGGAGCGGGGCCATAATGAGAAAGAACTGCTTAACGGAGGCTTGGTAACAGAGAAAGAAGCGGGGGGAAGCTATGACCGGTTTCGTAACCGGTTGATGTTCCCGATACGTGATGCTAAGGGGCACATCATCGGTTTTGGCGCCAGGGCTCTTGACGATTCGTTGCCTAAATACCTCAACTCTCCGCAGACGGCGGTGTTTGATAAGGGTAGTATCCTGTATGGCATAGACCTGGCGGCGCCGGCAATTAGAGAGCAGGATGCGGTAGTGATTGTGGAAGGCTTTATGGACGCCATCACCGCCCATCGGTGTGGCTTTAGTAATGTGGTTGCGTCAATGGGGACTGCGGTTACCGAGAAGCAGATTAATATTTTGAAGCGACTAACCAGGAACGTAATCTTAGCCCTTGATGCCGATGCTGCCGGTGAGGAAGCGATGCTGAGGAGCGTAGGTTATGAGAATACCCTGGGTGCTGAAGTAAGGGTTATCGCCCTCCCGGATGGAAAAGATCCCGACAGTGTCATTAAAGAAGATGCCCGGATCTGGCAGGACCTGCTCGGTAAGGCTATGCCCATTATGGACTATACCTTCAGTATGATTACCGCCGGTCTCGACCTTAGTACGGCCAGGGATAAGTCACTGGCCGCGGACAGGCTGCTTCCCATCATTGCTGGGATGAATGACATCGTGCGTCAGGGGCACTACCTGGAGAAGTTGTCTCGGCTGGTCAATGTTACCGGGCGTAACCTGGAAAACGTGTTAAGACGAATCAAGCCAACACCGGCTGGCTCACGGGCAGGAGTAGTGCGGCAAAGAGTTCCGGAACAGTCGCTACGCTCTGTCTATTCCAGCCCGCTCGAGGAGTATTTCCTGGCCCTCCTATTGCAGCACCCTGAGCTGAAGAAGCGTTCCCAGGAGCTGCTACCGGAATACTTTGAAAACAGCGAAAACCGGGAGATATTTACCACTTGGCGGCAGAGCGGTGATATACTATCTTGGAGGGGTGGGCTTGATATAGCTATTCAAGAACACCTTGATTTGTTATTGAAGAAGGACTTAATGGATAACCGGATAGAGCAGAAATATACTGACGGTAAGCTTCGCCTGCGCGAGAGGTTTCTACGCAGTCTCGAGGTAAAAAGGGCGGCGGCACTGGCTCTGGAGGCTGAACTGGGTGGCAGTACCGCCGAGTTGGCCAAGCTGAAGGAGCAGGGGGTAGATATCAGTACCCAGCTGGGTGAGGTCTTTACCCAAAAGAGCAGAGGGGCAGGTATAAAGGGGAGTAAGAAATGA